The genomic region TTTTCcccttgctcttcttctggggcACTGTCGCCGGTAGTCGCGGCTCTAGGTGTTGGAACATCATCTTCTATaggcgcttcttcttccttcggTGGCTCTTTGGCcgcctctccttcttctacCTTTGGCTCTTCCCTGGGTTCTTCCTTTTGTTCATCGGGGTTCTCTTCTGACTGATTTGTAGTCGCCCTTTCTCTTCGCCGTCTTCGTAGccttctctcttcctctgctgTCTGCCGTCTGGCTTTTCGGAGGGTTTCTCTCCTCTCGGGATCGTTGTCATCTGCGCCATCACCACCGCGCATACCTTGTAGGAGAGCTGCTGCTCTATCGGCAACGTCGTCTTCACCTTCACGAGGTGATGAGAGGCCGGGGCTGAGCACTTTGCTGTCGTCTTCGGTGGGttcctccttgttcttgaggcCAGCTTCCACTTCTGGGATTTCGTCAAGGTCGGGGATCTTTTGTCCTGACGCAACGCGGACCTGGTGACGATCCTTGAGTCGCGCACGCCTTCTTCGGTCTCTCTGGTCCCGAGCTTGCGGCGCAGCTGCACGTAGCTTCTCCAGGAGGGAGTCCATGGCGCCGGTATTGGATGGGGACGTCGGTCCCGCCTcggcgttggcgttggtaAGTTTGAGTTGTGCTGTGTGCTTCCGTTTCATTGACGCCTCGTTACGCTTCCTTGTCTCTTCCACCTGCATGTTCTTGTCACGagacttcttccactctcCAACGAACAATGCCAACTTGGCAAAGAAATCTCGGCGGGCACCATCATCTGCGGGGTCCTCGCCGTAAAATACCATGATATCCTTGTATGTCTTCATCATTTCTTCCAAGTACAGCTCCATCTGTTCGGATTTTCTTCGGGCTTCCTTCATAATGCGTTGGACGATTTGACTCACTCGGTCCTGGGGATGGAACTGCTTGGGGTCGCTTAGGTTACCAGAATCCAATGACATTTGAATATTTCGAATGTTGTCGATGTATTTCTTTGCATCAGCCTGAAGTTGCTCAATGTTGATCTTCTGTGCCGTCATAACTCCGTTGATATCATCCGCAAATGTCTCCCACTCAGGGTACTGGTTCCGTACAATACGCTCCACGAGATCGGCCAATGTTGACTCGTTCTTGTCGTCCTTGACCATACCCAATCTTGCAAGAGAGCTGAGCTTGAAACCACGCGCTTGCTTGTTCGCATCGTTCATGTAATTACCAATATCCAAAATAAGACCAAGTACGTTCATCAATGAAACGGAATCGCGTAGCGACTCAGATACTGTCACAACCTGTCGGATCTTCTCGTTAATCTCTTCGTACTCTTGCTCAAAGCTTCTAGTAAGAGCAAGGGCCCTCATTCGGCTCTTCCAGTAGTGGTGTAATTCAAAAGCCGTGTAGAGGTAAAGCTGATCTTGTCGAGTGAGCTCCGAGGGGTCAAGTTCACGGTCTTGGGACTTGGCATCaggtccagtccagtccttGCTGTACGGTGCCATTTGCTTGACTGTGTTGTCGGGGATATTACAGAGGTCGTCCTTCTGCAAAAAGTCCATCACTACAGTGTTGTCTAGAATCTCTGGATCGCAGTGAATGATCATTTGAACAATCTTTTCGACAGAGTACTGTGAAAACTTGGCAAATGCAATTTCTGTGCAGTATTAGCAGGTAAAGCAATTAGGCATAAAAGGGAATGCACTTACCATAGGCCTTGCGGAGATCAGAAGAGATGAtttgcttcttgtcatctTTCTTAGAAGAGCTTCCTATAccaatcttcttgatctccttaGCCATGAACAgtttctcaacctcgtcgaGAATACCCTTCTTGCTGAGCTCCTGATACTTCTCCTCTCGGGCTTCGGCAGAGGGGGTATGGGCTGCCCAGTGGCTGGTCTCAGGGGCATCGACCTTCTCCCAATGCAgggccttgagcttcttcttgggacGAACCACGGGCAGGCCAATGCTTGGTGCAGCCCCGAAAGCGGGTTGTCGAGCCAAGAAGTGCCCAGACATAGCACCAGGCAAAGGAGGTGGCGGAGGGGGCATACCTCCAGCACCAGGCAacggaggcggaggcggaggggCACCAGGAATCTGGCCCGGCATAGGgggaggcggcggcggaggcGGCGGTGGCGGAGCTCCGGGTATTTGACCGGGCAtcggaggaggtggaggtggcggcggaggcggaggagcaGCACCAGTGACTTCGATTTTGGGAGTGTCGCTATCACCTGGGGGGGTGATAGGTGATGAAGTCTCCATACTAGGGTGAGAAGGACCGGTGGTATCATCTTCAGAATCACTGGCATCgaacttcttgaccttggaccCAATCTCACCAAGCAAGCCAGCTTGCTGCTTGGGGTCTATCGTAGGTCGCTTCATCTCGACAATTCTTGGCTTCTCGAAGATGACACCATCCTCGCCCTCAGtctcgtcgtcctcatcgatCACCTCACCATCAGAGCGTCTCTTAAGGGGCTTGCGTGGAATCTTGGTATTGCGGTGGATGCTGCCCAGAACGCTGTTGGTGAAGTCCCGAGGAGGTGTACCACCACCAGGAGGTGTTCCAGGCCtgtcatccatctcttcgCGCAGGGCTCGAAGACGGTCTGAAGGCCCAACAGCGTCTCCCCAAACACGTCCCTCAAGCTTGTATTGTGTCTTCTGCCGCTCGATCTGCATCTGTAACCGCTCCATGAGGCGTTCGCGATCTAGGATACCCTGCATACGAGCAGGGTCTTCCACGCCAGCcatcttgctgctggcgctgctagcagcagcagcgcttTTGATAGCCTTGGAAGCAGCTACGTCCTGTGCATCTCGAAGCATCAGGTATAGCTCTCTTGTTTCCAACTCGTATCGCTGGGCTTCCTTGGCTCTCATAGTCTGCATACTGTCCAATTCAGCTTTGAGTCCATCTGCCTGTCTTCTTTGAGCATCGATGAAACGAGATTGTTCGTCCAGTTGCTTTTGTAATTTGGCGACCAGTCCATCAGCACCCAGCTCAAGCTGagccttcatctcatcacgCTCAGCCATCGCGGCCTCGGCGATTTGTCGCGATTCAAGGGCCTCATCCTGGGCTTGCCTGGCTTCTGAGTCTGTATGCAATTTGTCGAGGAGACTTTGAACCGTGAAGTTGAGACTCTGCTTGAGATCCATGTTCGGCAGTCGCCGATCCATAGCAACGTAGCTAAGCATGGAATCGACCAGCTGGAACATGCGTAGTCGTTCCTCGCCATCGTTTGCTCGGATGAGCATAAGATGCTGCAGAGCCGAAATGAAGTAgtcgttggtcttggtgcCATGAAGACGCTGCTGAATAGCATCGGCGATTTGAACGGGATCAGTCAGATCCTTGACCTCGCCCTCGACATCGTCCTTGATACTACTATTCTCCCTCTCAAGCATATCCTCATAGTCAATGGCTTCGTTTGTTCTGAACCGTTCAATCTGTTTGTCCAAGAGTTCGTATTGGAACTCCTCCATCTTCGTTAAGATTCGCTTGATACCACATGCTGTAAATTGGGCTCGAATGTGTATCCTCAACTCCAGGTCTCTCTCAGGCGAATCGATGATCATGTTGACAAGCATGAGAGTCGCAACGGCGTATTCCATTAGCAAGTTCTCCATTCCAATACCTCCAGTCCTCAACTCTTCGCTAGCACCGACCAAACTTCCCATCTTGCCCCTACCATCAATGGTGACCTCCACCAAACGCATCCAAGCATCGAATCGGCCATTTTCTCCAGATGCGGTCTTGACCTCGTCCAGCGCCTGAATGACCTTCAGATGACCTTCGGCATTCTCTCCCCAGGTGCATAGGAAGGTTATAATCTCGCTGACAAGCTTCCGCGTGGTGAGACGAGGGGATATAAGAGAGCTAGCAAGGGCTACCATGACCTTCTGGTGAATCAAGGCATCGTCGGCGCCGAATTTGTTGTTCATGAGCGCCTTTACACACTTGATAATATCATATTCGCGATCGAGGTTCTTGTCGATACGGGTGTTATCCTGGACTGGCCCCTGTGCTGTCCTGCGGTTGATCTTAAGCAGCAAGGTCATCAGAGCGACCTGTCCCTGACACTCAACGAATCTCTTGACCCAACCGATTTGTTGTGTTCGCAAATTGACTTCCAAACTTCCCATACCTTTCGTGTCAAGGCGATCCTCCATAACTCGCCGCACGTACCATTCAGGAgtgccttcttcatctgagTACGTCGTGATATCGGGAGTCGCGGTATACTGGTTCGGGCGTGCTGTTTGTCGGCGCTTCTGCTCGCCTTGCCATTCAGTAAGTCGATCCTGATAGATGAGCGTCCACTTCTTCTGGGCGGGGTAGGCCATCATCTGTCTCCTGGCCTGCTCAGGGAGATTGTGCCATCCTCGCTTCTGCATCAGTTGGAGGAACATCTGCTCGACCACATTATCGTCGTCTGGTTTTGGGAAATAGAAACCACCCTGTGGATCGCTTTGTCCTGGAGGAGGGCCAGACGGAAATTTGGTAAACCGGTGAGAATCGCGGTTCGAGTGCTGAGAAGCAGCATAAGAGCTCTGAGAAGAGGCACTGGGCATAGCTACATGTGGTGAGCGTGATATCCTTCCATCAATGAAACCTGTATTACCTGACTGAATGCTCAGATTATCAGCCGAGCCCCGAGCATTAGATGACATATATGAGTCGTATCGAGGGTTGGGGGGATTATTCGAGTGGGAAGAGCTGCCCCTGGGCGGACCCCATTGCTGATACTGGGTCTGACGGCCCGTTGAAGCCATAGTAACATTGccatatccatatccaaGAGGTTGTCGCCCAGGGGAATGGGCACCAGACTGTGCCGACGTCCCATCCCAGCTCGGGTATTGGTGAAAGTCCAGGCCATTTTTGTTCAGGTGGTGCGGAAGAGGTTCACGGCGCACTGGCATCTGCTCGCCCTTGGGCAGATACTCGACGGGTATGGGAGAGCGTGATCCACCTCCAACGGCATCGTAGGGTATCGACGTAATTACGCCTGCCATCTGGTTGATACCGCCATCAGAAGATTCTGGGCGATCCAACGAAATGGCAGACGACTCTCGTTTGTGGCGCGAGGAGCGAAAACTGGCGGCATCGTCTGCGGGGTATCTCGATTCTTCGGTCAAGCGCTTGTCTTTGTGCTTACTTCGTGAGAATAAAGACCGGCCGCCAGAGGACTGCCTCGTCTTGTCAGACATGGCGACGGCGACAGCGACGGCGGTATGTGTGACAGAGCGGTCGTGGCCGCGACAGTCGTCGAAGCGGAGGGTTTAGTTTGCGAATCGTATTTCGAAGATACCTGTGTTGGTGTCGATCCGGGGTGTACAGTAAGGGAGAAAAGGAGGTGCCAGGGTTTCGATGAGCCTTGGGAAACGTCTGCCAACGGCTACCAAATTGAACACGTGAAGTTGGCGATATGCTGGCCAAGGGCCGCTCGCTTCATCGGGGGCACGATATCGCCGTTCAGGAAGATATTGAAGTTATTCGGGGTCCGGAGCGTCAGTCGAATCGGCAGAAGCGCTATGGTCGGTCCTGAAACCTTGGTCGTCTGGAGTTTGGTTGAGTGTGAAGAAACCCGCGTAGATAGGGAGGGGGTAAAGCAAGGTAAAGGACAAAGAAAAGGCCTAAGCTTGGGCTTTGGATAGATGATGCAGACGGAATGTTTCAATGAGCGGTGCCAGAATGGaataaaactaaattaatTGAACTGCAACCCGAGTTAAGTCGAAATGGTGTGAATAATAAGGAGCGTAGCGTGTCACTGCACAGCTGCAGTCGGGTTGGGTGTCGTATAACGTTAGAGTTAGGTAGGTCGTGCAGTGTGGTGTAGCAGTGTAGCAGTGTACGAGCAGCAGTAGCTAGCCAGCCCAACCCAGAGATGGGAATGACTTGGCTTCCAATGGATCCTTCTATGATCAGGGATCTGAGGACCAAGCCGAGGGTCTATCAAGATGGATGCGGATTGGTTCATTTGTTTACGGGGACGATGGACCTAATATTGCTTAGCCGCCGCTTGAGCTCTTATTCTTAGGTTGAGAATGCCTGCACGGCCCAAAGCTAGAGGTATGGATATATCTTGATACTCGATAGATAATGTAgtaaattagtattataaaaagtcACTACAGTCCAATCAGCAAGTATAGGTATATCGTAATATTGGTGAATTGCCTTGTGAATAATGCTATGTACATAGCATAATCATGCATGGATGCTCCTTATGCCCAAGTAGCCCTGTGACTGGTCTGAGAGACACTTTTTAGCATCGACGCCAGGCGGGGAGTTTTCTTTAGCATCAGGAGATCTGCCAGGGGAAGTGGGCTCTGTAGATTGAGGACGCGCAGATGCATGTCAACCTGGGAGGAAACCaagttgaagaacttggagcGTACCTAAAGAGAGCCTGGAGACAGCTACGCTCATAGGAAGAACCTCTTGTCGTCCTTGGAGTCCGGAGTGACAGAAATCTGTCACCGTTAGTGATACAGCAATACCAGAGGCTTGGGACATTTGAGTTACCTTTCAGTGAGGTGTCGCACAAAAAAGTCTTACTGGGATCAATATATGGTGCAATAACACCAGGTCTTTCAGCTGCGAACCAATCCCATCATCCTATAAATGGTTCATGACTATTCTTAGTTGGGGTTTTCAGCTGCGCCAACGTGTAACAATCCTCGAACGATGAGATCAGTTACACGACCGTTTATTTTAACGTGGTACCAAAAATAATTGCCagtctcttctttgtcaaagCATCTATCTTTCAGAAgctaaagtaataattactCATACAACTACGCATCTGTCTCAAGTCCCCTGCTGCGACTCTGAGCATCTCCACCAGATCGAGACCTATATGTCCATCAAAAGATTGTTTTATTCTTGATGCTTAAGCGAGGTCGGCTGTCTCAAATTCCCCATTCCGTTCAGTGCCAGTTTCTGATTGCAGTGTGTCAGCGTATAGAGATAGCATACGATGGTGACGTGTCCCATGGAGATGGAAGATTATGCGCATGTGAACAGCGATACGCTAAATTAATGGCTCGTGTTGAAGTGCCGGTGATCGAGATAATGCAGTAAATATGAAGTTACGATATATTAGGTCCTTAATGCAAGAGTTGAAAGATATAGTACCTCACCTCTATCCTTTCAGGTCGGTACCTAAGGTAGCAGGGTAGGTAGCTAGACAGATAATTATCTATACCtgtctacctactaaggCAAGCCATAAAAAAACTATCATCCCTTAAGGAATCAGGAAATGTATCGCTGAGATTATTGAGATCGTTCTAGAAAAATACTGTATAGCCGTTAGTGATGATGGTCCCCCTGCAAGTCTGAACGGCTTAGGTTCTGTTGGCCCGCCCCTTTTAGCGGGATCTTCGGCGTCGTCACCTCCTGCTGGGCCCTTGTGGCTTCAGCCACGTTTCCTGCTGTAGCCTCAGGGCGATCACGGCAACCTCCAGCTTCAACATCGTGACATTCATTTTCGGCCTCGAAACTTGCTGAGCCGAACTGCGAGACTGTCGTCTTGAGTTCCGATATATAGAACATGGGTGCTACCATGTCCGTTATCAAGGTAACAAACACATCATGACAACTTGCTCCTTGCTCCTCACCTACTGACATCCGCATGATCGCTACTAGACGCTCATTGTTCCCGCTGTAATCTCCTTGatactcttcatcctcctcacaTACGTCCTCATTCCCCTCTGGCGCCGATATGCCCGATACAGCCAGTATCTACCTCTCGACACACTCTCTTCCCAGACATCGTCTCTGCGACAGCGCATTACGTCCCGAATAGCCACTTGGCGTTCCAATCGCGCAGTCGCATTCGCATCCGAGGACGTCTCCGATGATGGGctggaagacgatgatggagaggaaCTTGGGAGCGTCGACGAGGATACGTGGCGCCAGATGGAGGCTGATACTCGTGCTGCACGGCCAGACAACGCCAGGCGATTAAGTAGAGAGTAAGTGCTGCTGTTAAACAACCCGGAACCCTTGTTGCACATCCCCATATACAACAGTGACTGACATCATGTGTGCAGTCTTGAAGAGGGTTTTAGGGACGACAGCGACGATGAGCCAGACCGGCTTTCAAGGAATAATTTTAGGTCATAATGTTATAATTCAATACGTTTCTTGCACCCTTCGGATTTATGAAATACCTTATCTatatatggatggatgtcaaGCAGAGCGTATATGTGAGGCGACAGCAGAAACAGTCAGTTATACTTGAAGATTTGAAATGCTTAGATCAATCTAGGACAAGCTATTCAAGTCGGTAGTCCTATTGATATCATTTCTCGAATTAATCCAAGTATACCCCGAGTTGCTTGGGCATATCTCGCCGAGATGTGGAAATGGCTGATCAACGAATTTAGTAATACCGAACAACTCTCGCGCACATAGTATTCTCCAGTGATAGAACATGACGTGCAGCTTACTATACGGCAGTATTCTTCATAGTCTCATGTGACTTTGAAGCAACAAATTGTTGTTCATTCATCGCTTGCATCGCTGTCTGCCTCAATCATTAAAATCATATCGCTAAAACTGTATCGCTCTTCATCCAAGATTCCAAAATCGCACCAGTTTCAAGGCACAACCAACAACGATATATACAGCCATTTTTCGAAGTGAAAGAGAAACCCCCAGGTCCTTGATACCACCCCCATACCCAAGTCTTCCGCTTGATACAGAAGCTAGAATATGGTCATGCAGCTATCGGTTGAGCAACCTTCCTTTTCCCCTTTGCCTTTGACTCTGTTTCGTTGGCTGACTTCTTTGGATCATCCGTCGGTGGATCAGGGAGAACCACTCCTATTTCGGTTTTTTCCCCAGCCATATCTCCCCCAGGACCAGCATTGGTCTTTTTGTCGATAGAGCCCAGTGCTGGATCCGAGGCAGCCTTGTGCATGGGCAATCGAGGCTCAGTGCCATTGGTGGCTGTGGGAttcgtcttgttcttgcttcCTACGGTGCCATTAGTTGATGCGGCCCCCACGGCAGATCTGCCCGTCTCTCCTGGTGTAGGAACTTCGAAAGGAAGTTGCTTAGCGAATTCAGGTAACTTCCACGGAGTGGGAGCTTCAGCAGGAGTGATCGCATCAGGATCGTCAGCGTTCCCAACTACTGGAGGGATTTCAGCTGTCTTTTGTTTTATTGTGTCAGCCTGGCTTCggttctctctcatctcggTGCTTGGGCCTGTGAGCAGGTTACTCTGCTCTTGCTGGCCCGGGAGGATTGCGATCTCAGGGGCACCAATGGATCGTCTGATAGCGTTTTGTTTTTGAGGGTCCCTGTTTGCCGGGGACTCTATGACGTTATTCAGCCATGTGTATCTGCGTGCCTCGCATGCCTGAAAATGCTGTGTGCGAAATGAAAGCCATTCGTCATCCAACAATCGGTTGATCCTAAGGAACTTCCATTCGTACCAGGCGCGCTAGGCCTTTCTAGCACGAGAAATCATACTCTCTGGTAGATAGGTATGTTGCCTTGGCAATAGCGATGGGATCATTTTCTTGGAATATTCTTCCTTACGGTTGATCCTCCTTTTGGCGCATGGATCAGATGAACAAAAGCCACATTCTCGCGGTATAATTTGGATCTCTTGGTCTTCGTACCTGGGTTCCGGAAGTTCGAATGTTGGAATAGTAAGGTGGTCACACTCGTGTCGAATGGGGATACAGCCCCCCATTGGACAGTAATGCTCCCCTCCAACAATGATAGCATCACTCTCTGGAGTTCGAGACCTTAGACGTTCGGTCAGGTAACTGTGCAAACAACGGTGGCCAAATGGATGACCGCAAGGAAGATAGACTCGAGTCTCGCAGCGCTTCCAGCTGTCAAAATCGCTGGTCAAGTCATGGAGTAGCCTATTGCACATGACACAGCGGTCCGGGCCTGAATCAGGGTATTTTACCACTTTTGGATCGCGAGCTCTGGGATCTTGTCTCCCCAAATTTACAAAACCTGACGGATCTGATGGTCCACGCTGGTGGGCTGGAGGTAATTGTCGTACAGTACGTAGACGGAAGTGTCTTTCCTCATTTCTTGGACTTTTTGGACATATTCGCCCTTTGACTTTGCTCCAGATTCGTTTGAAGACATGTTTTTTTGCTTTGTTACCAGCATTTCCTTCAGCTGGGACTGAGGATGGAGCCTCGACAGGGTTTTGAACCTCGGGGACTTGTGAAACAGGCGGCATGTCTTCGCGCCGCAGGTGTTGCCCGGAAGACTCTGTGACACTGGGTGCTTTCGCAGTATCCATGTCTGAGTGGTGAAATTGCTCATAGCGTCTGGAGTGATGGGCGAACGCACAATTAAGTGAAAGTTTAGATATAAAAGATGGTAGCTGGGATGATCTTGACGATgtgttttgatgatgatgatgatgaagaagaagaaaaaaaaggagAGTTTCTAAATCAAAGGGGTCTGTTTTATAGGCTTGCTTCCCTCGATCGAGCATTGGACACACTCCCCTTTCGCTATCTTATTTGGAAAGAGTCACCTTCTTTATTGTCGTGTAGATTTTTTTAtgcagaggaggaagttTCAAACGGGAAGATATCCTGCCTATCTTAACACCATTTGGGAGGGTCCCATTGGAACATTGGGGTTTGACAAGTATGAACCTGGATTAGTACCTAAGTAAGTAACGGTCCATAGGTATATTGCAATTATCCtaccctacctacctaaggtaggtagtacTTGGTCAGGTAGGTACTGAGGTAGGTCTTTCGTCTTGAATTGCACTTAGTGTTGCCTCTCGTGTGTGTCTGTTGTTAATATCTGCAAGGTCGATAGGCGTTACTGGTTCATATATATATGGGTGAATTTCTACATATACAAATCAACATAGCAAAGGCTTGTAAAATATCTAGGTACAAGTTCGTATGATTTCTCCTACCTAAGTTAGTATGCCTCTACCTTAGGCAAAGATCAAATTCCTACCAATTCATGTAtattgatggtggtgaaggcAGCCACCTAGACCCACAATTTACGACTTCCAGCATTTGCATCACTTCGTCTACGTTAGTTACCTGGAAGGTATGGCGTTCATCCATAACAATCTCCCTTCCATTTACTTGCACCATTTCTATCATTGCGACTCCTCAACATGCGTTTTCGTACAGAGCTGAAAAACATTCGCACATTTGCAAGTAAGTACTCATACACACATTCCTGGGCTTTTCTATTATTCTCTCTTGCTTTTCTCGGGCACGCTTTGCTAATACTGATCACAGAGCTTACAGCTGCACTTGGCtctcttgagaagattgCCTGGTTGCGCTTGAGCGACGATACTGCACGATTCACCGTCATCCCAGACATGGGATCTCAAGTATGGGCGTATGtgctcttccttcttgggctgtCTTATGTAATTGCTCATAAATATCAAGGTCTCTCGCCATGGACTTCATTTTCGATGGCTATCACATTCAGTCCGCCGAGGCAGGCAATACTATTAACTTGGAGCTTCCCCTTCAACCACTTCAACGCGCCCTCAAGTCTGCGCTCAACAGTATCTCTGCTTCCTTACGTCTCACAAAGAAAGACGGTCTGCCAGTTCTTTCAATGACTATCACAACGACTACGTCAGCTACCAACCCACCTGGGGCCGCGAAACCTTCGGGAACAGCCGCTGGTGATGACCCattcgatgacgatgaaatgTTTCAGGCAGAGCATCTCGAGACTTCATTGAGGCGAGAGCATGAGAAGATCATTACGCAGGACATACCCGTGCGTGTCCTCCACCCCGAAACGGTTGAGACTATCATGCAGCCTCGAGTACGAGAACCAGACGTCCACATTCAACTGccccctcttcttcagctcaaggccatctcAGACCGCTTCACCAAGCTTGCTATGGCCTCTAATTCTGGCTCTTCCGCTAATACGAAATCACCGAAACTTGAGCTTAGCGCCAACATGCACGGTGGTCTACGACTACGGATCGCAACCGAGACGACAGATATCTGTAGTGTGTGGTCTAATCTCGAAAACCCAGAGCTTGACCCAGCACAGCTCGATTGTCCCGTGGAGGAGCATCCAAGTACCAAGTTTCGAGAAGGCGGTCCCAATCATTGGGCGACTGTCCGGGTCGATGGCAAGGACTGGAGCCGTGTCCTTAGTGTTGGTCGCTTGGAAGGCAGGGTCATTGCCTGTTTTGCTGACGACCATGCGTTGATTCTCTACGTCTATGTGCCCCATTACGATGATGCTACAGCGGATGACTCTGTCGTGACAGTGAGTTTGCCCTTTGTTTGCCCCCAGTCCCGTCAATTATGTGCTAAAAATCCCAGTACTATGTACAGTCATATAGTATGTGAAACACATCAAGATGAATGGTGACCTTTCATGTTTCAGGCGTTGGACCTGGGTAGCAGTTTCTAAGATTTTGGCATTATATTGGGCGTTCAGTCAAAAGTGTATATCTGTCAAAGCACACAGTAatggggggagggggggatGCAACGGCAGAATTCTTTATCGTATTATCGTTCTTTGTCGAATATCTTCTCGAGTCGTAATCATTTCTCGATGGTAGCATTAGGGTCTATTCT from Fusarium fujikuroi IMI 58289 draft genome, chromosome FFUJ_chr04 harbors:
- a CDS encoding probable cytokinesis protein SepA; translation: MSDKTRQSSGGRSLFSRSKHKDKRLTEESRYPADDAASFRSSRHKRESSAISLDRPESSDGGINQMAGVITSIPYDAVGGGSRSPIPVEYLPKGEQMPVRREPLPHHLNKNGLDFHQYPSWDGTSAQSGAHSPGRQPLGYGYGNVTMASTGRQTQYQQWGPPRGSSSHSNNPPNPRYDSYMSSNARGSADNLSIQSGNTGFIDGRISRSPHVAMPSASSQSSYAASQHSNRDSHRFTKFPSGPPPGQSDPQGGFYFPKPDDDNVVEQMFLQLMQKRGWHNLPEQARRQMMAYPAQKKWTLIYQDRLTEWQGEQKRRQTARPNQYTATPDITTYSDEEGTPEWYVRRVMEDRLDTKGMGSLEVNLRTQQIGWVKRFVECQGQVALMTLLLKINRRTAQGPVQDNTRIDKNLDREYDIIKCVKALMNNKFGADDALIHQKVMVALASSLISPRLTTRKLVSEIITFLCTWGENAEGHLKVIQALDEVKTASGENGRFDAWMRLVEVTIDGRGKMGSLVGASEELRTGGIGMENLLMEYAVATLMLVNMIIDSPERDLELRIHIRAQFTACGIKRILTKMEEFQYELLDKQIERFRTNEAIDYEDMLERENSSIKDDVEGEVKDLTDPVQIADAIQQRLHGTKTNDYFISALQHLMLIRANDGEERLRMFQLVDSMLSYVAMDRRLPNMDLKQSLNFTVQSLLDKLHTDSEARQAQDEALESRQIAEAAMAERDEMKAQLELGADGLVAKLQKQLDEQSRFIDAQRRQADGLKAELDSMQTMRAKEAQRYELETRELYLMLRDAQDVAASKAIKSAAAASSASSKMAGVEDPARMQGILDRERLMERLQMQIERQKTQYKLEGRVWGDAVGPSDRLRALREEMDDRPGTPPGGGTPPRDFTNSVLGSIHRNTKIPRKPLKRRSDGEVIDEDDETEGEDGVIFEKPRIVEMKRPTIDPKQQAGLLGEIGSKVKKFDASDSEDDTTGPSHPSMETSSPITPPGDSDTPKIEVTGAAPPPPPPPPPPPMPGQIPGAPPPPPPPPPPPMPGQIPGAPPPPPPLPGAGGMPPPPPPLPGAMSGHFLARQPAFGAAPSIGLPVVRPKKKLKALHWEKVDAPETSHWAAHTPSAEAREEKYQELSKKGILDEVEKLFMAKEIKKIGIGSSSKKDDKKQIISSDLRKAYEIAFAKFSQYSVEKIVQMIIHCDPEILDNTVVMDFLQKDDLCNIPDNTVKQMAPYSKDWTGPDAKSQDRELDPSELTRQDQLYLYTAFELHHYWKSRMRALALTRSFEQEYEEINEKIRQVVTVSESLRDSVSLMNVLGLILDIGNYMNDANKQARGFKLSSLARLGMVKDDKNESTLADLVERIVRNQYPEWETFADDINGVMTAQKINIEQLQADAKKYIDNIRNIQMSLDSGNLSDPKQFHPQDRVSQIVQRIMKEARRKSEQMELYLEEMMKTYKDIMVFYGEDPADDGARRDFFAKLALFVGEWKKSRDKNMQVEETRKRNEASMKRKHTAQLKLTNANAEAGPTSPSNTGAMDSLLEKLRAAAPQARDQRDRRRRARLKDRHQVRVASGQKIPDLDEIPEVEAGLKNKEEPTEDDSKVLSPGLSSPREGEDDVADRAAALLQGMRGGDGADDNDPERRETLRKARRQTAEEERRLRRRRRERATTNQSEENPDEQKEEPREEPKVEEGEAAKEPPKEEEAPIEDDVPTPRAATTGDSAPEEEQGENA
- a CDS encoding related to mitotic and DNA damage checkpoint protein hus1, with translation MRFRTELKNIRTFAKLTAALGSLEKIAWLRLSDDTARFTVIPDMGSQVWASLAMDFIFDGYHIQSAEAGNTINLELPLQPLQRALKSALNSISASLRLTKKDGLPVLSMTITTTTSATNPPGAAKPSGTAAGDDPFDDDEMFQAEHLETSLRREHEKIITQDIPVRVLHPETVETIMQPRVREPDVHIQLPPLLQLKAISDRFTKLAMASNSGSSANTKSPKLELSANMHGGLRLRIATETTDICSVWSNLENPELDPAQLDCPVEEHPSTKFREGGPNHWATVRVDGKDWSRVLSVGRLEGRVIACFADDHALILYVYVPHYDDATADDSVVTYYVQSYSM